The nucleotide window AAACATTGGATAAACCTTTGTGGAGAACGCTCTGAATTAGTGATGAAAAAAACAGAGATTGGCAAGTCATATTGGTATGGCTGGTCAATGTTTGTTCCTGTTGATTGGCAAGATACTTCAGTTGGGTACGATATTGTCAATCAATGGGCAACATACCCCACAGACAAAAAGTTTAGCCAAGGTTGTGGAGGTAACGGCTCTTATATTGCTCGTACCAATGAAACATTTACCTTCAATTTACAGCATCAAGGTGATAGTGCCCAGATTGATTGTAATAAGTTTCCTATTGCCAATGTTTCTGAGATGAAAGGCAAATGGGTTGATTTTGTCATGCACGTCAAATGGACTGGAAACAAAGATGGCTTTCTGCGGCTTTGGACAAAAATAGGTAGCCAACCTTACAACTTCACAATCAACTATGTAGGTGCTACATATTGGAATGATGAAGATACGGGCCCATATTTTAAAATGGGTTTATACAAGGGCGATCCACATTTTGAAGGTCCCTCTCCTCGGTACTTGTACACTGCTCAATACCGTTTAGGTGATGCTAAATCGACTTTTAGAGACGTTGCTCCTAAGAGATAATTAATCTCTGTTTTTTAGAATTGCCATTTGCTAGCTGAATGGCATTTATAATTCACTTTAAATTTATTCCATAAGTTTAAATTGTGAGGGTAGACCAAATGTTTACCCTCATCTCATATTGAGTTCAATTAATGCACGCAATGAGAGTTTTTGATACTTTTCACATGGAGTAAAGACAAGATGAAGCTACTACTAGTATGTAATCCAGGTGGTCACTTCTCTACTATGTTAGGACTAAAAAGTTTTTGGTCTGACTATCAAAGAGAGTGGGTTACTTATGCTCATTACGATACTCGTAAACTTGGTGAAAAAGAGACTGTACACTGGGTAACAATGCAAGAAGCTCGTATGTTAGGTAGAGCCAGTATCAACTTTGTTAAAGCCTTAAGAATTTTGTCTCAAAGCAAGCCTGACTTATTAATTTCGACAGGAGCAAGTTTAGCTGTACCATTCATTC belongs to Gloeocapsopsis sp. IPPAS B-1203 and includes:
- a CDS encoding heparin lyase I family protein — protein: MKNWFNLILGIGILIVLSGNRSQAEIIDSVTERIEQARKIESGSSQGGDTCNQLTKVNSLEGMQNTFKHWINLCGERSELVMKKTEIGKSYWYGWSMFVPVDWQDTSVGYDIVNQWATYPTDKKFSQGCGGNGSYIARTNETFTFNLQHQGDSAQIDCNKFPIANVSEMKGKWVDFVMHVKWTGNKDGFLRLWTKIGSQPYNFTINYVGATYWNDEDTGPYFKMGLYKGDPHFEGPSPRYLYTAQYRLGDAKSTFRDVAPKR
- the pssD gene encoding PssD/Cps14F family polysaccharide biosynthesis glycosyltransferase; translation: MKLLLVCNPGGHFSTMLGLKSFWSDYQREWVTYAHYDTRKLGEKETVHWVTMQEARMLGRASINFVKALRILSQSKPDLLISTGASLAVPFILASKFFGIKTVFIESISRTSSLSLTGRIVYNLVDEFYVQWPECVEIYPRAQYKGIVS